DNA sequence from the Malus sylvestris chromosome 10, drMalSylv7.2, whole genome shotgun sequence genome:
GGACCAGTTCCTCTATCGTACGTTATTATAATAATTCTTTCATATtattcttgattagttgtatgctctgaacacaaTTCTGAGTTGGtatatttctttctaattacatattttaattgtatgcatgtttaaaatggcttcgtcaccctcggatGTCAGCCAACACGTGCTTTGATGAAGGAAAAGCCAAGGGAGTCTTAGGGAGACGAGGGATGATAACCTAGGATTCACTCAACCAGGGGCAACGATGCTCGCTCATGTCGTTAATCGTGGATTCTCTCACACGACCAAGTCAAATGCTTGATTTTAGAAGGATAAATCACTCTCTTCAAATGCACAAGGCAAATacaattttaattcattcaagtCTGTCATCCAAGGCTTTCTAGTACAATAATTATAAGCATTTACAAATTAATAGACTTTAAGTTTCTATGACACCCTTACAACTCCCAAAACAACTTAACAAATTCCTAAGTAATTAAAATACATAACCTTTGTTATTCCAATGCATATTAAtggtttcaaattgttttctccAAGTCTACTTCCTACATCATGCTTACCCTGATATTTGGGGATATCGGGTCGGAGCATGTCAAAATATGTGATTGGAGACATGTTTTTGTAGAGTGAGATTATGGTACTAGTCCAGCAATCACCATGAAGGTTTAGAAAATCCATTTCCTAATCATGCCAAgacattttctttcatttcatcttcaattttcTCAAGCCAGGAATCCACCACAGATAGCTCTTTCAGCTTCAACTTTCTCAAGCTAGGAACCCACCACTTGTATCAGATTCCAATCAATTGAAACACGACAGGGTTGTTATCTATGACAAAAAGAAATCCCTCGAATCACAGGATAAGACGCAAAATGCACATCCAGGACATGCTGAACGTTTTCTATATAAAATGGTTATCATGCTTGCTTCTTCACATCCAGCTTGCCAATCACTACTTGAAACAAAGCCATTGTCGACACAGAGCGCCCTCTCATCAACACTGGTGCTTTGTGAGCAATGGCTTTCGAAAGAAACCTTTTGATTGTTACCATACTCATCACCTTGGGGACCTTGGCATCTGAAGCCACGTCCCGCACATTGTACCAAGCTTCCATTGCTGCAAAACATGAGCAGTGGATGAAAAAGCATGGACGCGTTTACCAGGACAGCGCGGAGAAGGAAAGGCGTTTCCACATATTCAAAAACAATGTGGAGTTTGTCGAGAAATTCAACAGTGAAGGGAACATGACTTACAGCCTATGCATCAACCGATTTTCGGATATGACCTATGACGAATTCCTCAGGCATTATACAGGATACAAGCAGCCCACTGAATCAACCTCATCCGCAGATGCATCATTTACGTACGAAAACCTAAGCCCGACAGACGTTCCCCAAAGCATTGACTGGAGGGAGAAGGGAGCTGTTACTCCAGTAAAAGATCAAGGGCGCTGTGGTAAGAGCACCAACCACCATATTAATATAGGGCTAAGCTTccttgtacatatatgtgtaTTACATTAGTTACTTTCTTCGTGCATTCATTCCTACGGAAATTAATTCATATGCGTTTGTTCAAAATACATGCAGGTTGTTGCTGGGCATTTTCTGCAGTGACAGCAGTCGAAGGGATTATCCAAATCAAAACTGACAAATTGATCTCACTGTCTGAGCAACAACTTGTGAACTGTGATACAGATAGCAATGGCTGCCAAGGTGGTTGGATGGTTAATGCCTTTGCATACATTCAACGAAACGGAGGAATTACCAGTGAAGAAAATTACCCATACCAGAGTTTAGAAGGAACATGTGATACGAACAAGGAAAATGAGGCTGCTGCCCAGATAACTAGTTATGCAGAGGTACCTCCCAACAGTGAAACCGATCTACTAAAGGCTGTGTCCATGCAACCAGTCTCCGTTTCCATCCATGCCTCACCAGCCTTTCAGCATTATTCAGGTGGGGTGTTCACCGGTGATGATTGTGGGACAGAATTGAACCACGCTGTTACCATCATTGGGTATGGGACAACTGAAGATGGCACCCCCTATTGGTTAATCAAGAATTCATGGTCCGATACGTGGGGTGAGAATGGCTACATGAAGATTCTTAGAAACGCTGATGCCCCAGGTGGTGTTTGTGGCCTTGCTATAAGACCTTTCTATCCGACTATGTAATGTATTAATCAAGGGGTGGAGTGAGCTTCTCCACTTTGCCTATAGGTTATAAGTACTACAGACAAAACTCGTAGGCTGTGAAAATGCCAGTAATTTGTactttatattcaacaatgaatTTTCCTACCCTGCTTAGGCTAAATTAATAACCACAGCTGCAATGGCAGTTTGCTGGATTATGCCTTTGAATACATATAGCAAAACAGAGCATGTGACAGAACGAGCACGCTTCCCAGATAACTTATGGAACATGCCTT
Encoded proteins:
- the LOC126586877 gene encoding ervatamin-B-like, giving the protein MAFERNLLIVTILITLGTLASEATSRTLYQASIAAKHEQWMKKHGRVYQDSAEKERRFHIFKNNVEFVEKFNSEGNMTYSLCINRFSDMTYDEFLRHYTGYKQPTESTSSADASFTYENLSPTDVPQSIDWREKGAVTPVKDQGRCGCCWAFSAVTAVEGIIQIKTDKLISLSEQQLVNCDTDSNGCQGGWMVNAFAYIQRNGGITSEENYPYQSLEGTCDTNKENEAAAQITSYAEVPPNSETDLLKAVSMQPVSVSIHASPAFQHYSGGVFTGDDCGTELNHAVTIIGYGTTEDGTPYWLIKNSWSDTWGENGYMKILRNADAPGGVCGLAIRPFYPTM